One segment of Radiobacillus kanasensis DNA contains the following:
- a CDS encoding FUSC family protein, whose translation MKLGARMLKTGLAVAISLYVARLIGFPSPVFAGITAVFAIQPSIYRSFQTIVEQIQANVIGAFIAMIIVFTLGNDPFVIGFTVVLVIGICMALKMTESTVALAIVAVIAITETTELAFTEFATMRFSSLMLGILSAFIVNLVFIPPKYETKLFLRIDQTTADILQWLRITTRNLSDEPALKGELDRIEEEIRSMDQTYLLFKEERSYTRKSKYSKARKLIVFRQLIAATKEAFDVLEAFHKLNEKIERIPESFQRALVQELDKVIHSHEKLILSSMGRIKKQHKETLQDITEPDVPVLVEELIQLYQKEEENRLMLLPLATQLMEYNNELKHLKSILKSYQQYHADEHLEVMRKDL comes from the coding sequence ATGAAACTTGGAGCTAGAATGCTCAAAACCGGACTGGCTGTGGCGATTTCTTTATATGTAGCCCGGCTGATTGGTTTCCCTTCGCCTGTCTTTGCCGGAATTACGGCAGTCTTTGCGATACAGCCATCGATATATCGTTCCTTCCAAACGATTGTCGAGCAAATACAAGCGAATGTAATTGGGGCATTTATCGCGATGATAATTGTGTTCACGCTCGGAAATGATCCGTTTGTCATCGGGTTTACAGTCGTACTTGTTATCGGAATTTGTATGGCATTGAAAATGACAGAAAGTACAGTAGCCTTGGCAATTGTTGCTGTTATTGCAATTACCGAAACAACCGAGCTTGCCTTTACCGAATTTGCTACAATGCGTTTTTCTTCGTTAATGCTCGGTATCCTTTCCGCCTTTATCGTAAACCTTGTCTTTATTCCACCTAAATATGAAACGAAGCTGTTCCTACGGATTGACCAAACGACAGCAGATATCTTACAGTGGCTACGTATTACGACAAGGAACTTATCCGATGAACCCGCGTTAAAGGGTGAACTGGATCGCATTGAAGAAGAAATCAGATCAATGGATCAAACGTATCTTTTATTTAAAGAAGAACGTTCCTATACGAGGAAAAGTAAGTATTCAAAAGCTCGCAAACTTATTGTATTCCGCCAACTAATTGCTGCGACGAAGGAAGCCTTCGACGTTTTAGAGGCTTTCCATAAACTCAATGAGAAAATAGAAAGAATTCCAGAATCATTTCAACGCGCACTCGTACAAGAGTTAGATAAAGTAATCCACTCTCATGAAAAATTGATTTTAAGCTCGATGGGACGAATCAAAAAACAGCACAAGGAAACACTCCAGGATATTACCGAGCCTGACGTACCCGTGCTCGTTGAGGAATTAATCCAGCTGTATCAAAAAGAAGAAGAAAACCGCTTGATGCTTCTTCCTCTTGCAACACAGCTGATGGAATACAATAATGAATTAAAGCATTTGAAATCCATTTTGAAGAGTTATCAGCAATACCATGCTGATGAGCATTTAGAGGTTATGAGGAAGGATCTGTAA
- a CDS encoding GNAT family N-acetyltransferase, whose product MTIDTDTFPVLETKRLILRKVTKEDANSVLYYLSDEEVMKYYGLEPFQSINDALDEISWYQSIQNNKTGIRWGITLKEQGIVIGSCGFHNSVSHHFRTEIGFELSKEQWGKGIAVEAVEAIISYGYEHMNINRIEALIEPPNLSSQKLVERLGFIREGLLRNYEFTSGKFDDLYMYSLLKQDFDNLKDS is encoded by the coding sequence ATGACCATAGATACTGATACATTTCCTGTACTTGAGACTAAACGATTAATATTAAGGAAAGTTACAAAAGAGGATGCGAACAGCGTTTTGTATTACCTGTCTGATGAAGAAGTAATGAAGTACTATGGATTAGAACCTTTTCAATCCATAAACGATGCCTTGGATGAGATTTCATGGTATCAATCCATACAAAACAACAAAACGGGCATTAGATGGGGAATTACTTTAAAAGAGCAAGGGATTGTTATTGGCAGTTGCGGTTTTCATAACAGTGTCTCTCATCATTTCCGTACTGAAATCGGTTTTGAATTGAGTAAAGAGCAGTGGGGAAAAGGGATAGCTGTTGAGGCAGTGGAAGCTATAATAAGTTACGGATATGAACATATGAATATTAACAGGATAGAAGCATTAATAGAACCACCTAATCTATCATCACAAAAGTTAGTAGAAAGGTTGGGTTTTATCAGAGAAGGATTATTAAGGAATTATGAGTTTACAAGTGGTAAATTTGATGATTTATATATGTATTCTTTGTTGAAGCAAGACTTTGATAATTTGAAAGATAGTTAG